The Sphingobacterium bambusae genome includes a window with the following:
- a CDS encoding deoxyribodipyrimidine photo-lyase yields MTKKVILVWFRNDLRIHDNEILFEAVERGDIVIPVYFFDPRYFESNHSGFRNTGVLRANFLLETVACLKERLKELGADLLVFHGQPEDLIATLCAKYDVTEVYHHREVAHRETKISERVEAVLWKEKINLKHFIGHTLYHKEDLPIPIKDIPDSFSAFKKKVEKESFVRPVLPAIAAITTHPHLEETKIPTLAALGFSLDDLPQQTEAGLRGGEEQALQMMEITLTPQYDEVDDYNLISPYIAHGAVSPAFYYHKIKAAATTGNKKKYERLIMRLLWRDYFRFMLKKHPNIFFQNHQPAVELTTSIEKMQQLLSRETGEPVIDTLLQQLRQEGNLPYEHREVLAAYLLQEVGINHLLGARFFEEYMIDYAPATTYGHWLHLAGFGTSSKDNLKMDWHEISKKQYTLRAEVK; encoded by the coding sequence ATGACGAAAAAGGTGATTTTAGTATGGTTTCGAAATGATCTACGCATTCATGACAATGAGATATTGTTTGAGGCTGTAGAAAGAGGCGATATCGTCATCCCCGTCTACTTTTTCGACCCACGATATTTCGAGAGCAACCACTCTGGCTTTCGTAACACCGGCGTGTTGCGCGCCAATTTTCTGTTAGAAACCGTAGCTTGCTTGAAAGAGCGGCTGAAAGAACTCGGTGCGGATCTGTTGGTTTTTCACGGCCAACCCGAAGATCTTATCGCCACTTTGTGCGCCAAGTACGACGTTACGGAGGTATACCACCATCGAGAAGTAGCGCACCGGGAAACCAAGATCTCCGAGCGTGTGGAGGCAGTCTTATGGAAGGAGAAAATAAATCTTAAACATTTTATCGGCCACACCCTTTACCATAAAGAAGATTTACCCATTCCCATCAAGGATATTCCAGACTCCTTTAGCGCATTCAAGAAGAAAGTGGAGAAAGAGAGCTTTGTGCGCCCCGTATTACCTGCTATCGCTGCTATCACGACCCACCCACACCTCGAGGAAACAAAAATCCCTACGCTTGCAGCACTAGGATTTTCTCTAGACGACCTTCCGCAACAAACCGAAGCTGGATTGCGCGGCGGCGAAGAGCAAGCATTACAAATGATGGAAATAACGCTGACACCTCAGTACGATGAGGTGGACGACTACAACCTGATTTCACCTTATATCGCCCATGGCGCTGTATCGCCAGCCTTCTATTACCATAAGATAAAAGCCGCCGCAACAACAGGAAACAAGAAAAAGTACGAAAGATTAATCATGCGACTACTGTGGCGCGACTACTTTCGGTTCATGCTAAAAAAACATCCCAATATTTTTTTTCAAAACCATCAGCCTGCTGTTGAACTGACGACATCTATTGAAAAAATGCAGCAGCTCCTATCGCGAGAAACTGGAGAACCCGTTATTGATACACTTTTGCAGCAACTGCGCCAAGAAGGCAACCTACCTTATGAACACCGCGAGGTACTTGCCGCTTACCTGCTTCAAGAAGTAGGCATCAACCACCTTTTAGGCGCTCGTTTTTTTGAAGAGTATATGATCGATTATGCTCCAGCAACAACCTACGGCCATTGGCTCCATCTGGCTGGTTTTGGAACAAGCAGCAAAGACAACCTGAAGATGGATTGGCATGAAATCAGTAAAAAGCAATATACCCTTCGAGCAGAAGTAAAATAA
- a CDS encoding Rossmann-fold NAD(P)-binding domain-containing protein, translating to MDILISGLNNYVGRRSISLMADDKMNVFAITRNLKLFEKRVFEPVRATLLEVDLIKGDVDVDLPIPAVQAAFYFTQVPTLNDIVNLKLELLCLRNFIHILKKKHCTRLVYVARLMDKVCIQSVLDLLDELRMDYTVVLKNSVIGRDALVDRVFKNIANRKFIFYSKQYASRCFQPLGAHDFIRWLKAILDVPAFHYKILEIGGGESLSFMRVFNLYKELKLIKGGQKIVNVPKWFVKFVYQHKLDISTNDYAELSRIIQSDNRTDNSWRAHMPFEFSKISDILQLDK from the coding sequence ATGGATATATTAATTAGTGGGTTAAACAATTATGTGGGACGACGGAGTATCAGCTTGATGGCCGATGACAAGATGAACGTTTTTGCCATCACACGAAATCTTAAGTTATTCGAAAAACGTGTGTTTGAACCTGTGCGTGCTACCTTGTTAGAGGTGGATCTGATCAAAGGAGATGTAGATGTTGATTTGCCAATTCCCGCTGTGCAAGCTGCATTTTACTTCACCCAGGTACCGACCTTGAATGATATTGTCAACCTAAAGTTGGAATTGCTTTGCCTCCGCAATTTTATCCATATCTTAAAAAAGAAACATTGCACGCGTTTAGTCTATGTCGCACGGCTGATGGATAAAGTTTGTATTCAGTCAGTGTTGGATCTGCTGGATGAACTGCGTATGGATTACACTGTAGTGCTTAAGAATAGCGTGATTGGTCGTGACGCTCTAGTGGATCGGGTTTTTAAGAATATTGCCAATAGAAAGTTTATATTTTACTCCAAGCAATATGCTAGTCGTTGTTTTCAGCCTTTGGGGGCACATGACTTTATCCGTTGGTTGAAGGCGATCTTGGATGTGCCGGCCTTTCATTATAAGATTCTGGAGATAGGAGGAGGAGAGTCGCTCTCTTTTATGCGCGTATTTAACTTATACAAAGAACTGAAGTTAATTAAAGGTGGCCAGAAAATTGTTAACGTTCCGAAATGGTTTGTAAAGTTTGTATATCAACATAAACTGGATATCAGTACCAATGATTATGCTGAACTTAGTCGTATTATTCAGTCGGATAACCGCACGGACAACAGTTGGAGAGCCCATATGCCATTTGAATTTTCGAAAATAAGCGATATTTTGCAACTGGATAAATAG
- the odhB gene encoding 2-oxoglutarate dehydrogenase complex dihydrolipoyllysine-residue succinyltransferase, with product MSLEIKVPAVGESITEVTLAQWLKQDGDYVEMDENIAELESDKATFELPAEKAGILRIIAQEGDTLEIGAVVCAIEDGDAPDGGTDKKEEAPAEKAEAAAAAPAKDDAENPDSYAAGTASPAAAKILREKGIDASTIKGTGKDGRITKEDAEKAQAKPAAPKAESKPAAAAAPTAASVAGSRNERREKMTSLRKTIAKRLVSVKNETAMLTTFNEVNMQPIMDLRAKYKDTFKEKHGVGLGFMSFFTKAVTTALKEWPAVNARIEENEIVFSDFADVSIAVSAPKGLVVPVIRNAESMSLHQIEKEIITLATKARDNKLTIDEMTGGTFTITNGGVFGSMMSTPIINAPQSAILGMHNIVQRPIAENGQVVIRPMMYIALSYDHRVIDGRESVSFLVRVKQLLEDPARLLLEV from the coding sequence ATGAGCTTAGAAATTAAAGTACCTGCCGTAGGTGAGTCGATCACAGAGGTTACCTTGGCACAATGGCTAAAACAAGATGGCGATTACGTTGAAATGGACGAGAATATTGCCGAATTGGAATCCGACAAGGCGACGTTCGAGCTACCAGCAGAAAAGGCAGGTATACTACGTATCATTGCCCAAGAAGGTGACACTTTAGAAATTGGTGCAGTAGTATGTGCTATCGAAGATGGTGACGCTCCTGACGGCGGTACAGACAAGAAAGAAGAAGCTCCTGCTGAGAAAGCGGAAGCTGCGGCTGCAGCTCCAGCAAAAGATGATGCAGAAAACCCTGATTCGTACGCTGCAGGTACAGCTTCACCAGCGGCGGCAAAGATATTGAGAGAAAAAGGCATCGATGCTTCAACCATCAAAGGGACAGGCAAAGATGGACGCATCACGAAAGAAGATGCCGAAAAAGCACAAGCTAAACCGGCAGCTCCAAAAGCGGAAAGTAAACCCGCAGCAGCTGCTGCTCCTACTGCTGCTTCAGTCGCGGGATCACGCAACGAACGCCGCGAAAAGATGACCTCTTTGCGCAAGACAATTGCGAAACGCTTAGTCAGTGTAAAAAATGAAACAGCTATGTTAACCACGTTCAACGAGGTGAATATGCAGCCGATCATGGACCTACGCGCCAAGTACAAAGATACTTTCAAAGAGAAGCACGGTGTTGGCCTAGGCTTTATGTCGTTCTTTACAAAAGCCGTAACTACAGCCTTGAAAGAATGGCCTGCCGTGAATGCACGTATCGAAGAAAATGAGATTGTTTTCTCTGACTTTGCAGACGTGTCTATCGCTGTGTCAGCACCAAAAGGATTGGTTGTTCCGGTTATCCGCAATGCGGAGTCCATGAGCCTACATCAGATTGAAAAGGAAATCATCACGCTTGCTACAAAAGCACGTGATAATAAGTTAACTATTGATGAGATGACTGGCGGTACATTTACGATCACCAACGGTGGTGTATTTGGATCCATGATGTCAACCCCGATCATCAACGCACCACAATCGGCTATCTTAGGTATGCACAACATTGTACAACGTCCTATTGCAGAAAATGGTCAAGTCGTTATCCGTCCAATGATGTACATTGCATTATCATACGATCACCGTGTGATCGACGGTCGCGAATCGGTAAGTTTCCTTGTTCGTGTGAAACAATTATTGGAAGATCCTGCAAGATTATTGTTAGAAGTATAA
- a CDS encoding 2-oxoglutarate dehydrogenase E1 component, which yields MDKLTYLSNADSGYIDSLYQAYKEDPNAVDVSWQKFFEGFEFGQTAEGGSAPAETPEQAIKEINVLNMINGYRDRGHLFTETNPVRERRKYFPGKELETFGLSEADLDTVFNAGVEVGLGQAKLRDIRQLIEDTYCRSIGAEFRYIRHPEKIKFLQDKMEADRNTPQFSLDGKKRILKKLNEAVIFESFLGTKFLGQKRFSLEGAESLIPALDSVIQKGSSLGIEEFVIGMAHRGRLNVLTNVMGKSYKTIFSEFEGKMYEADPEIQFGGDVKYHLGFSSDITSQDGKNIHLSLAPNPSHLETVDGVAEGMVRSKIDLKYEGDSSKIAPILIHGDAAVAAQGIVYETIQMSKLDGYKTGGTIHIVINNQVGFTTNYKDARSSTYCTDIAKVTLSPVFHVNGDDVEALVYAINLAVEYRQKYKTDVFIDLLGYRRYGHNEADEPKFTQPSLYKLIEKHPNTLAIYVKKLVDQGSIDIDFAKLLEKDFRAVLQERLDEAKKVEQISEERPMFAGAWKGLRPARAADIGTSAETKVSKDLFVKLAKEMNSLPKDKKFFRKITKVFEDRLKMIDSDKYDWAMGELMAYATLLNEDYGIRISGQDVQRGTFSHRHAVVTLEDSDETYTPLAKVKGGEKFNIYNSLLSEYAVLAFEYGYASVNPNTLTIWEAQFGDFANGAQIVFDQYISSGETKWKRSNGLVMLLPHGMEGQGPEHSSCRIERYLELCANNNMIVANCTTPANYFHMLRRQLHREFRKPLIVATPKSLLRHPKAVSALTDFTEKGFQEIIDDETVTAKSVKRVVLCSGKIYYDLLEKQEADKRKDVAIVRVEQLYPIAHTQIEALQKKYAKAEFVWVQEENENMGAWPYYCRKFRGSSLDLKYIARPESGSPATGYMKQHVAQQTEIINKAFEI from the coding sequence ATGGACAAATTAACATATTTGAGTAACGCAGATTCAGGTTATATTGACTCGTTATATCAAGCATACAAGGAAGACCCTAACGCAGTAGATGTAAGTTGGCAGAAATTTTTCGAAGGATTCGAATTTGGCCAAACAGCAGAGGGAGGCAGCGCCCCTGCAGAAACCCCAGAGCAAGCGATCAAAGAGATCAATGTGCTTAATATGATCAACGGTTACCGTGATCGCGGACACCTTTTCACGGAGACAAACCCTGTTCGTGAGCGCCGTAAATATTTCCCTGGAAAAGAACTCGAAACATTTGGCCTCTCAGAAGCTGACCTCGACACTGTATTTAACGCAGGTGTAGAAGTAGGCTTAGGCCAAGCTAAACTAAGAGATATCCGCCAGTTGATCGAAGATACCTACTGCCGTTCCATTGGTGCGGAATTCCGTTATATTCGCCACCCTGAGAAAATCAAGTTCCTACAAGACAAAATGGAGGCCGACCGCAATACGCCTCAATTTTCCCTTGACGGCAAAAAACGTATCCTTAAAAAGTTAAATGAAGCAGTTATCTTCGAGAGTTTTCTCGGCACCAAGTTCTTGGGACAAAAGAGATTTTCTTTGGAAGGCGCAGAATCTTTAATTCCAGCGCTGGACTCGGTTATCCAAAAAGGTTCTTCTTTGGGTATTGAAGAATTTGTAATTGGTATGGCACACCGCGGTCGTTTAAACGTATTGACGAACGTTATGGGCAAATCGTACAAAACCATCTTTTCAGAATTTGAAGGTAAGATGTACGAAGCCGATCCAGAAATCCAATTTGGTGGCGACGTAAAGTACCACTTGGGCTTCTCTTCCGATATCACGAGTCAAGACGGCAAGAATATCCACTTAAGCTTAGCGCCCAATCCATCACACTTGGAAACGGTAGACGGCGTTGCTGAAGGAATGGTTCGTTCTAAAATCGATTTAAAATACGAAGGTGATTCTTCAAAAATTGCGCCGATCCTTATTCATGGAGATGCAGCTGTTGCAGCACAAGGAATCGTGTATGAGACCATCCAAATGTCTAAATTAGATGGTTATAAAACTGGTGGTACCATCCATATTGTGATTAACAACCAAGTTGGATTTACAACGAACTATAAAGATGCACGTTCATCTACCTACTGTACCGACATTGCAAAGGTAACTCTTTCACCTGTATTCCATGTTAATGGTGATGATGTTGAAGCATTGGTTTACGCGATCAATCTAGCGGTAGAGTACCGTCAAAAATATAAAACAGATGTTTTCATCGATCTATTGGGTTACAGACGTTACGGACACAACGAAGCGGATGAGCCTAAATTTACACAACCATCGTTGTACAAACTGATCGAGAAGCATCCCAATACACTGGCTATCTATGTGAAAAAACTGGTAGATCAGGGAAGCATCGATATCGATTTTGCAAAGTTATTAGAAAAAGACTTCCGCGCTGTATTGCAAGAGCGTTTGGATGAAGCTAAAAAGGTAGAACAAATTAGTGAAGAGCGTCCGATGTTTGCGGGTGCTTGGAAAGGCTTACGTCCTGCTAGAGCTGCTGACATAGGTACATCAGCTGAAACTAAAGTTTCTAAAGATCTTTTTGTTAAGTTGGCAAAGGAAATGAACAGCTTGCCGAAAGACAAAAAATTCTTCCGTAAGATCACCAAGGTATTCGAAGATCGTTTAAAAATGATCGATTCAGACAAATACGATTGGGCGATGGGCGAACTAATGGCCTACGCGACCTTGTTGAACGAAGACTATGGCATCCGTATTTCGGGACAAGATGTGCAGCGCGGTACATTCTCGCATCGTCATGCTGTGGTGACGCTGGAAGATTCCGACGAGACCTATACCCCATTAGCAAAAGTTAAAGGTGGCGAGAAATTCAACATATACAACTCGCTTCTTTCTGAATATGCTGTACTGGCCTTTGAGTATGGTTATGCTTCTGTAAATCCAAACACCTTGACTATCTGGGAAGCTCAATTCGGAGACTTTGCCAACGGCGCACAGATTGTCTTTGACCAATATATCTCTTCGGGTGAAACCAAATGGAAACGCTCCAATGGTTTGGTAATGTTGCTTCCACATGGCATGGAGGGACAGGGACCTGAACACTCGTCTTGTCGTATAGAGCGCTATTTGGAGCTTTGTGCAAACAACAACATGATTGTAGCAAATTGCACCACTCCAGCGAACTATTTCCATATGTTGCGTCGTCAGTTGCACCGAGAATTCCGCAAGCCGTTGATCGTTGCAACGCCGAAGAGCCTTCTACGTCATCCAAAAGCAGTATCGGCATTGACGGATTTTACCGAAAAAGGATTCCAAGAGATTATCGATGATGAGACAGTAACAGCGAAATCTGTTAAGCGCGTAGTTCTGTGTTCAGGAAAGATCTATTACGATTTATTAGAGAAACAAGAAGCTGATAAACGTAAAGATGTTGCTATCGTCCGTGTAGAGCAATTATATCCTATAGCACATACGCAAATTGAAGCGTTGCAAAAGAAATATGCAAAAGCAGAATTTGTATGGGTGCAAGAAGAGAACGAAAACATGGGTGCTTGGCCATACTATTGCCGCAAATTCCGTGGTAGCAGTTTGGATCTAAAATATATCGCTCGTCCTGAAAGTGGATCGCCAGCGACAGGATATATGAAGCAGCACGTAGCACAGCAAACAGAGATAATTAACAAAGCATTTGAAATATAA
- a CDS encoding LTA synthase family protein, with amino-acid sequence MKQRPAWRLTLRFFLALSSYWIMLSFVDRLIFTWSVWDRIAEKQDAFYAFFYAVPLDLSLACYLMLIPTLFFFVQQLFVKKALSRYWLRIYVMIPTFFFAAVTASNIPLYEAWGEKISKRAIVLGFDTVGGVTSSIDFETIGQGFLVLAIFFLCAHYYYHLVVVRFAKYASLPKRLTGFYFLGIALLLFTLIRGGYGKATLNQSSVYFSDDNTANHAAVNTYWSFLKDLTKSTKKSPYQFMKQEEAEELVSAALGQQRGAASAVLTTDRPNVILVVLEGMVAQVFEDLGGEKNVTPHMKTLMDEGVCFRRAYAAADRSDKGMVAVMSGFPAQGPESIIKYIPKHEKLPAVGQLFDSLGYATSFYHGGQSEFYNFKSYMFTHGIDRVVDNDDFPVGTQRNSWGVYDHVIAHRMLHDLSADRKPFFSVFYTLVNHEPFHLEPRYQFGNDTKANAYRSTSFYTDSMLFNFIEQAKKEGWYENTIVVVTSDHGHIYPLGKYGLEKPERYHVPLFVFGGALKKQYQGTKVDAVVSQLDVAATLAAFVGANAQRFPYSRNLFAIDRPHVAFFNSNSTFGIINDQGTVSYDMQKRNIGFTDIPKERSLQQDSLLHVAKGYYQKVFGDFLRY; translated from the coding sequence ATGAAACAGCGACCAGCGTGGCGCCTTACTTTACGGTTCTTTTTAGCACTGTCCTCGTATTGGATCATGTTATCTTTTGTGGATAGGCTTATTTTCACTTGGAGCGTTTGGGACCGGATAGCCGAAAAGCAAGATGCGTTTTATGCTTTTTTCTACGCTGTGCCGTTAGACCTATCGTTGGCCTGCTACCTGATGCTGATTCCGACCTTATTCTTTTTTGTGCAGCAGCTGTTTGTCAAGAAAGCGCTGTCTCGGTATTGGCTGCGGATTTACGTGATGATTCCAACCTTCTTTTTTGCTGCTGTGACGGCCAGTAATATTCCGTTGTATGAGGCTTGGGGAGAAAAAATAAGTAAACGCGCCATTGTATTGGGGTTCGATACGGTGGGCGGTGTGACGAGCTCTATTGACTTCGAAACTATAGGACAAGGATTTTTGGTTCTTGCGATCTTTTTTCTGTGCGCACATTACTATTACCACCTTGTCGTTGTTCGGTTCGCGAAGTATGCAAGTTTACCCAAACGGCTTACTGGTTTTTATTTTTTGGGGATAGCTTTGCTGTTGTTTACGTTGATCCGTGGGGGCTATGGCAAGGCCACATTGAACCAAAGCTCCGTATATTTTTCCGATGACAATACCGCGAATCACGCTGCGGTGAACACATATTGGTCATTTCTTAAAGACTTGACGAAAAGTACCAAGAAATCCCCCTATCAATTTATGAAGCAGGAGGAGGCCGAGGAGCTTGTTTCTGCGGCTTTGGGGCAGCAGCGGGGAGCTGCATCGGCCGTCTTAACGACTGATAGGCCTAATGTGATTTTGGTTGTGCTCGAGGGCATGGTTGCGCAAGTTTTCGAAGATTTGGGAGGCGAGAAAAATGTTACGCCGCACATGAAAACGTTGATGGATGAGGGGGTGTGTTTTCGTCGAGCTTATGCCGCGGCCGACCGATCAGACAAAGGTATGGTTGCTGTGATGAGCGGATTTCCGGCGCAAGGTCCCGAAAGCATCATTAAATATATACCCAAACACGAGAAATTGCCCGCTGTAGGACAACTTTTTGATTCCTTAGGCTATGCGACATCTTTTTATCATGGTGGGCAAAGCGAGTTCTACAATTTTAAATCTTACATGTTTACCCATGGCATAGACCGTGTTGTTGATAACGATGATTTTCCGGTAGGAACGCAGCGAAACTCTTGGGGAGTGTACGATCATGTTATTGCGCATCGCATGCTACACGATTTAAGTGCTGATCGAAAACCATTCTTCAGCGTATTTTATACCTTAGTGAACCATGAGCCTTTTCATTTGGAACCGCGTTACCAATTTGGGAACGATACTAAGGCTAATGCCTACAGAAGCACCAGCTTCTATACGGATTCGATGCTGTTCAACTTTATTGAGCAGGCAAAAAAAGAAGGTTGGTATGAAAATACTATTGTTGTGGTGACGTCGGACCATGGACATATCTACCCCTTGGGAAAGTATGGCTTGGAAAAACCTGAGCGCTATCATGTTCCGCTATTCGTATTTGGCGGCGCGCTGAAAAAGCAATATCAGGGCACCAAGGTAGACGCCGTGGTGAGTCAATTGGATGTGGCGGCAACCTTGGCCGCATTTGTGGGCGCCAATGCACAACGTTTTCCTTACTCTAGAAATTTATTCGCTATCGATAGGCCACATGTTGCCTTTTTCAATTCCAACAGTACTTTTGGTATCATCAATGATCAAGGTACGGTCAGTTACGATATGCAAAAACGCAATATTGGATTTACGGATATTCCAAAAGAACGCAGCCTCCAGCAGGATAGCCTACTCCATGTTGCCAAAGGTTATTATCAAAAGGTTTTTGGAGACTTTTTGCGCTACTAA
- a CDS encoding valine--tRNA ligase: MSIAKTYNPKEAEEKWYAYWMENGFFRSTPDEREPYTIVMPPPNVTGVLHMGHMLNNTIQDVLIRRARMQGKNACWVPGTDHASIATEAKVVAMLKEQGIDKKSLTREDFLSHAWEWKEKYGGIILKQLEKLGASCDWERTKFTMDPDLSESVLDTFIKFYNEGYIYRGVRMVNWDPQGKTALSDEEVIRKEVNQKLYYIRYKIKDSDAHIVIATTRPETIMADSAICINPNDERYRQLKGKTVLVPLINREIPIIEDEYVEMEFGTGCLKVTPAHDLNDYELGQKHNLEVIDILNDDGTLNEKAIILVGEDRFIARKKIAKMLEEVEQIEKIEDYKSQVGFSERTDAAIEPKLSMQWFCKMDKLAKPALQYVEDGTIKLIPEKFFASYKHWMENVKDWCISRQLWWGQRIPAWYNERNEWVVAKTEQEAIVLFEGQGKTSAGIRQEDDVLDTWFSSGLWPMSVFDGVRHPENPEFQYYYPTNDLVTAPEILFFWVARMIIMGHDYTQKPPFRNVYLTGIVRDKLGRKMSKSLGNSPDPIELMEQYGTDGVRVGMLLSSPAGNDLMFDVSYCEQGRNFANKIWNAFRLVKGWETIDAPASDAQKTAAKWFDSRFNQALVEIEAHFSDYRLSDALMSTYKLIWDDFCAWYLELVKPAYQAPIEKETLATVIGFFEKVLALAHPFMPFLTEELWHDEIFGPREANDCVIVAAYPTVEVFDESLIKEFDIVQQVISEVRSIRNSKGISPKVALPLAINATVIDFSKYQDSIIKLANIAEFSFVKEKVQGAVSFLAGKDECYVALENNIDVDAEKERITKEIAYLEGFLVSVDKKLSNERFVQNAKPEIIQNERNKKADAVAKISILQESLASLG, from the coding sequence ATGAGCATAGCAAAAACATACAATCCAAAAGAAGCAGAAGAGAAATGGTACGCTTACTGGATGGAAAATGGCTTTTTCCGGTCCACACCCGATGAACGCGAGCCGTATACAATCGTCATGCCTCCGCCAAACGTCACCGGCGTGCTACACATGGGCCACATGTTAAACAATACGATTCAAGACGTATTGATTCGCCGTGCACGTATGCAGGGCAAAAATGCGTGCTGGGTACCCGGCACGGATCATGCATCCATTGCTACGGAAGCCAAAGTGGTCGCTATGCTCAAAGAGCAAGGCATAGACAAAAAATCGCTTACCCGTGAAGACTTCTTGAGCCATGCTTGGGAATGGAAGGAGAAGTATGGAGGAATTATCCTAAAGCAATTGGAGAAGCTAGGCGCGTCTTGCGATTGGGAACGCACAAAATTCACGATGGATCCAGATCTCTCCGAATCCGTACTGGATACCTTTATAAAATTCTATAACGAAGGCTACATATATCGTGGTGTTCGTATGGTAAACTGGGATCCGCAAGGAAAGACGGCGCTTTCCGATGAAGAAGTAATCCGTAAAGAAGTAAACCAAAAGCTATACTACATACGCTACAAGATTAAGGACAGCGATGCACACATCGTGATTGCGACCACGCGTCCGGAAACAATCATGGCCGATAGCGCTATATGTATCAACCCGAACGACGAGCGATACCGTCAACTAAAAGGTAAAACCGTATTGGTTCCGTTAATCAACCGCGAAATTCCTATTATCGAAGATGAATATGTCGAAATGGAATTCGGGACAGGATGCCTAAAGGTAACGCCGGCACACGATCTAAATGATTACGAACTAGGACAGAAACATAACCTAGAAGTGATCGACATTCTAAACGATGATGGCACCCTGAACGAAAAGGCAATAATCTTGGTTGGCGAAGACCGTTTCATCGCGCGCAAGAAAATCGCCAAAATGTTGGAGGAAGTGGAGCAGATCGAAAAAATTGAAGATTACAAATCACAGGTGGGCTTTTCGGAGCGTACCGACGCCGCTATCGAGCCTAAACTATCCATGCAATGGTTCTGCAAAATGGATAAGTTGGCAAAGCCCGCACTGCAATACGTGGAAGATGGAACCATAAAGCTTATCCCTGAAAAATTCTTCGCTTCTTACAAACACTGGATGGAGAATGTAAAGGATTGGTGTATCTCTAGACAATTGTGGTGGGGACAGCGTATCCCAGCTTGGTACAATGAGCGTAATGAATGGGTGGTTGCTAAAACCGAACAAGAAGCTATCGTCTTATTTGAAGGCCAGGGAAAAACAAGCGCAGGAATCCGTCAGGAAGACGATGTGTTGGACACTTGGTTTTCATCGGGCCTATGGCCTATGTCCGTATTTGACGGCGTGCGCCATCCTGAAAATCCAGAGTTTCAATATTACTATCCTACCAACGATTTGGTTACCGCACCAGAGATCCTGTTCTTTTGGGTGGCTCGTATGATCATTATGGGACACGACTACACACAAAAGCCCCCATTCCGCAACGTATACCTTACGGGTATTGTTCGCGATAAATTGGGAAGGAAGATGTCGAAGAGCTTAGGCAACTCGCCAGACCCGATCGAGTTGATGGAGCAGTACGGTACAGACGGTGTACGCGTGGGCATGCTGTTATCATCCCCCGCGGGCAACGATTTGATGTTTGACGTGTCATACTGCGAACAAGGGCGTAATTTCGCCAATAAGATATGGAATGCTTTCCGTTTAGTAAAAGGATGGGAAACCATCGATGCGCCAGCAAGCGACGCGCAGAAAACAGCTGCAAAATGGTTTGATAGCCGTTTTAATCAAGCGCTGGTCGAAATCGAAGCGCATTTCTCCGACTACCGCCTTTCGGATGCTTTGATGTCCACCTATAAGTTAATCTGGGACGACTTCTGTGCTTGGTATTTGGAATTGGTTAAGCCGGCCTATCAAGCTCCAATTGAAAAAGAGACATTAGCGACGGTAATCGGATTTTTTGAGAAAGTACTTGCGTTAGCACATCCATTTATGCCGTTCCTAACAGAGGAACTTTGGCATGATGAGATTTTTGGGCCACGCGAAGCGAACGACTGTGTTATTGTAGCTGCTTACCCAACGGTTGAGGTCTTCGATGAAAGCCTTATCAAAGAATTTGACATCGTGCAACAGGTCATTTCCGAAGTACGTAGCATCCGTAACTCGAAAGGTATTTCACCCAAAGTAGCTTTACCTTTGGCTATAAACGCCACAGTTATTGACTTTAGCAAGTATCAGGACAGCATCATAAAATTGGCCAATATTGCGGAATTCAGCTTTGTGAAAGAAAAAGTTCAGGGTGCTGTAAGTTTCTTGGCGGGCAAAGACGAATGCTATGTCGCACTCGAAAACAATATCGATGTTGACGCCGAGAAGGAACGCATTACCAAAGAGATCGCGTACCTAGAAGGATTTTTGGTATCTGTAGATAAAAAGCTTTCGAATGAACGTTTTGTACAAAATGCAAAACCAGAGATTATCCAAAATGAACGCAATAAGAAGGCTGATGCTGTGGCGAAGATCAGCATCTTGCAGGAAAGCCTAGCAAGCTTAGGTTAG